Within Desulfobacter sp., the genomic segment TAGGTGTTATTGGATTTGGAGGTCCAGGCCCCTTCGCCCTTGGGACTGAAAAAAGGTTTGCCCAGGTCAAGGGCAGGGGAAACAATCCGGGAGACGGCCAGGGGCCAGTTGGCCCGGACCACTATTCCCAAAGGAAGGGAGGCGGCCCGGGGCAGTTCAAGGAAATTTTCTTTATCCAGTTCCGGGCTGACAACGGCGCCGGCAAAGCCCAGTGATTTTAGGAATCCAATTGTTCTGGCGTTGGTGATATTGCAGAAGGGGCCGGCCCAGAGGTTCAGGCTGCCCGGATTTCTGAACATCTCAATCTGCCAGGGGGCGTTGAGGACAAAGTTCCTTGCGCCTTTCCTGACGGCTGCGGCCACATAGCGGCGGCAAAGTTCCTCTTCTTCGGGGAATAGCAGGGGATCCAGCCAGAGCCAGGTCCGGCCGGCGGGCTTGATGCCGTACCCCCCGGCGGAGATCCACAGGCCCGTATCCCTGTACCCTTTGCCCGGACGGGTCCTGCCCCGGAATACTTCCATCTCAAAGGGGGGGCGTTTTTTCCGGGAGCGGCCCCCTGTGGGTTTGGCCGCAGGGCTGTACGGGGCGTTCTTTTTTTTATCCGTTACCGGACGTACGCTGACCGGTTCAATGGCGGCAAGTTCTGTGTCAAGGTCCTTGATCACGGCGTCCAGTTCGCTGCCCCGCCGGTCGATCATAAATACAGGCGTCCCTTTCCTTATTCTGCCCTTTGCCTTTTTGGAGAGGAAGAATTTGCCTTTCTTGGGTACGGCACGGGTCACCCGCTGGATATCGTGGAAATTGTCATCTTCGTAACCAATCCTCAGCAGGTCTCCGGTGAAAAGCTCCTCCCGACTGTTAATATATGGCTCTGCCGGATTTTTTACCCGGCCCAGAAAAAGACCGGATCCGGTTTCCGACCCGTGGTCCAGGGGATTCATCACCCGGTGGGAAAGCAGGTTGTAATGGCTGAATTCCCGGCCCATTGCATAATCCAGCCAGGAAAGGGCTTCTTTTTTTCGTTTGGGATCGTCCCTGAGAATGCGGTAGGCCTTTACCGTGTAATAAACATAGTGGGGACTTTTTTTGCGGCCCTCTATTTTCCAGGTGGTGACTTCCGGGATTTCACGCAGCACCTTGGCAAGGACATCGACGGAAAAATCCATACAGGAGAAATGGCGCTGCTTCTGGTTTTTTTGTTCGTACATCCGGCGGCAGGGCTGGACGCACCGCCCCCGCAGCGCGCTTTTTCCGCCGAACCAGGAGGACCAGTAACATCTGCCTGAAACCGAATAGCAAAGGGCGCCGTGGATAAATACTTCGAGATCCATACCCCCAGGAACAGCACTGGCCATGGCCCTGATTTCGTCGAGGTTGAATTCCCGGGGAAGCACCACCCGTGAGAATCCGGCTTTGGCGGCCGCCCCAAGTCCCTCGGGGTGGGTGCAGTTGCCCAGGGTGGAAAGGTGGAATTCCCCTTCATAGCCTGCCTGCTGTGCCAGCCGGACTACGGCCGGGTCCTGGATGATCAGGGCATCCACATCGGCAAAGTTAGCCAGTTTGGCCAGTATCCGTCTGGTTTTGTCAATTTCGGATTCCTTGATAATGGAATTCATGGCGACATAAACCTTCACCCCTTTTGAATGGGCCAGCCGGGTGAGGCGGCCCAGTTCTTCAACGGAAAAATTGTCCGCCTCCATCCGGGCTGAGAATATTTTCAATCCGCAATAAACGGCATCTGCGCCTGCGGCAATGGCGGCCAGAAATGAGTTTTTGTCACCGGCCGGGGCCAGGATCATCGGGGTAAAATCTGTATGGGATATCATATGTCTGCTTATGGGTTGGGATTAAATTATAGATCTCGCTTGCAAGTTTAGTGGGTATTATAATAATGATACCCGTAAAAGCAATAGCGGATAATGAAACCCTGTGTTCGACCGGGAATCCTTCAATCTCCCATTGCCGGATTCGGGTTCGGGCATAAGTTAGAAATTAATCAACCAACCAATGGAAAAATCGATGTTTGTACAGAATGATAAACAAGGGTTTACGGAACCGGTGCCGGGTATCAGGATGAAGACCCTGGTCTACGGGGAAAACACACTGATGACCCGGTTTGAACTGGCCCGGGGGGCAGAACTTCCGGTCCACTCCCATCCCCAGGAGCAGACCGGGTTTCTGGTTTCCGGCAGAATCATTCTCCATATCGGCGACCGGACCTTTGAGGCGGGACCGGGGGACAGCTGGTGTATCGGCGGCGGTGTGGAACACCGGGCGCAGATTCTGGAAGACAGCGTCGCCCTGGAGGTGTTTTCACCGGTGAGGGAGGACTATCTGCCTTAGAATCGGGGCTGAAAATTTAAGGGTTGCAGACCTTGCAGGGTTTATACCCCTGGTCCAGGGCCGCTTCCCGGGTGGCGAATTCGGCTGTGCATTTTTTCCCCTGGGCAAACTTACAGTCAATGCTGTGGAATACCAGGGTTTCGGCATTACCTTTGAACTGCGGCGCGGCAGGCGGGGCAGCCCCGGGTGCATCCTTTTCAGGAGCGGTTCCGGATGGGGCTGTGGCATCGGACGTCATCGGGATGTCCGGATCGGGTTCGGGCATTATATCTTTTT encodes:
- a CDS encoding U32 family peptidase, with the translated sequence MISHTDFTPMILAPAGDKNSFLAAIAAGADAVYCGLKIFSARMEADNFSVEELGRLTRLAHSKGVKVYVAMNSIIKESEIDKTRRILAKLANFADVDALIIQDPAVVRLAQQAGYEGEFHLSTLGNCTHPEGLGAAAKAGFSRVVLPREFNLDEIRAMASAVPGGMDLEVFIHGALCYSVSGRCYWSSWFGGKSALRGRCVQPCRRMYEQKNQKQRHFSCMDFSVDVLAKVLREIPEVTTWKIEGRKKSPHYVYYTVKAYRILRDDPKRKKEALSWLDYAMGREFSHYNLLSHRVMNPLDHGSETGSGLFLGRVKNPAEPYINSREELFTGDLLRIGYEDDNFHDIQRVTRAVPKKGKFFLSKKAKGRIRKGTPVFMIDRRGSELDAVIKDLDTELAAIEPVSVRPVTDKKKNAPYSPAAKPTGGRSRKKRPPFEMEVFRGRTRPGKGYRDTGLWISAGGYGIKPAGRTWLWLDPLLFPEEEELCRRYVAAAVRKGARNFVLNAPWQIEMFRNPGSLNLWAGPFCNITNARTIGFLKSLGFAGAVVSPELDKENFLELPRAASLPLGIVVRANWPLAVSRIVSPALDLGKPFFSPKGEGAWTSKSNNTYYTYPTWMLDLSAKKEELAQAGYAMFVNLNERIPKGVKIKNRPGLWNWNLKLL
- a CDS encoding cupin domain-containing protein; translation: MFVQNDKQGFTEPVPGIRMKTLVYGENTLMTRFELARGAELPVHSHPQEQTGFLVSGRIILHIGDRTFEAGPGDSWCIGGGVEHRAQILEDSVALEVFSPVREDYLP